A single genomic interval of Rosistilla ulvae harbors:
- the dgoD gene encoding galactonate dehydratase, translated as MKITAIETHVCHARMRNWIFVKVITDQPGLIGWGEATLEWHTRGVVGSIQDLSELLIGEDPTRIEHLWQMMWRQHFWHGSGVVRSTAISGIDLALWDILGKVHGVPCHRLWGGPVRDSIRMYCHLGGGNLESFYETPVDNARQFADLAQQAVADGFSAFKSMAVPPTMPVEGLKAIKAADACVAAMREAVGDDIDIMVDCHARPSPAMGMQFAKALDQYGLYFFEEPCWPESLDSLAAINAAVTTPIATGERLTHLAAFRNLFEARGCEICQLDLTHCGGFTEARRIAALADAYRIALAPHNPQGPISTAASLEFGFSQPSYIICEAVHQDVPWRSDVVQESYVVDEATRTVTPGTAPGLGVTVDEDEIRKHPFQQELAQRVFYSDGAVGDW; from the coding sequence ATGAAAATCACCGCGATCGAAACGCACGTCTGTCACGCAAGGATGCGTAATTGGATCTTCGTCAAAGTAATCACCGACCAACCTGGCTTGATCGGTTGGGGGGAAGCCACACTCGAATGGCACACTCGAGGTGTGGTTGGATCGATCCAAGATCTGTCCGAACTGTTGATCGGCGAGGACCCGACGCGCATCGAACATCTGTGGCAGATGATGTGGCGACAGCATTTTTGGCACGGCAGCGGCGTGGTTCGTTCGACGGCGATCTCCGGGATCGACCTCGCGCTGTGGGACATTCTTGGCAAGGTGCACGGCGTGCCATGCCATCGTCTGTGGGGCGGGCCGGTTCGCGATTCGATCCGGATGTATTGCCATCTGGGCGGCGGCAACTTGGAGAGTTTTTACGAGACGCCGGTCGACAATGCCCGCCAGTTTGCCGATCTGGCGCAGCAAGCCGTTGCCGACGGTTTTAGCGCGTTTAAGTCGATGGCGGTTCCACCGACGATGCCCGTCGAAGGTTTGAAGGCGATCAAGGCGGCCGATGCCTGCGTTGCCGCGATGCGGGAAGCGGTCGGCGACGACATCGACATCATGGTTGACTGCCACGCCCGCCCATCCCCCGCGATGGGAATGCAATTCGCCAAGGCGCTCGATCAGTATGGACTCTACTTTTTCGAAGAGCCCTGTTGGCCGGAGAGCCTCGATTCGCTGGCGGCGATTAACGCGGCGGTAACGACTCCGATTGCCACCGGCGAACGACTGACTCATCTGGCCGCATTCCGCAATCTCTTTGAGGCACGCGGTTGCGAGATCTGCCAATTGGACCTGACGCACTGCGGCGGTTTCACCGAAGCCCGCCGGATCGCAGCGTTGGCAGACGCGTATCGAATCGCACTGGCTCCGCACAATCCGCAGGGTCCGATCAGCACGGCGGCTTCGCTGGAGTTCGGATTCTCGCAGCCTAGCTACATCATCTGCGAAGCGGTCCACCAGGACGTCCCTTGGCGAAGCGATGTCGTTCAAGAGAGTTACGTCGTCGATGAAGCGACGCGGACCGTCACG